The following are encoded in a window of Tessaracoccus flavescens genomic DNA:
- a CDS encoding TetR/AcrR family transcriptional regulator — MSAAERREQLLEIARELFAERGYEGTSVEEIAARAGVSKPVVYEHFGGKEGAYAVVVDRETKTLHTAIRDALSTPGAGSRELLERGAMALLRYIDERPDGFRILSRDPLRDPSAVPAPGQPTGSFASILSDIAVQVEDLLAAEFAKTGHDPQFVGLYAQALVGLVAQTGQQWLENREPSRDVVARHLINLAWNGMAHLKPDPRLVMDHIDRRTGIAVVTDEATEEAPARRRKTAG; from the coding sequence ATGAGCGCCGCCGAGCGCCGCGAGCAGCTGCTGGAGATCGCCCGCGAGCTCTTCGCCGAGCGCGGCTACGAGGGGACCTCGGTCGAGGAGATCGCTGCTCGGGCGGGCGTCTCGAAGCCGGTGGTCTACGAACACTTCGGCGGCAAGGAGGGGGCCTACGCGGTGGTCGTCGACCGCGAGACCAAGACCCTCCACACCGCCATCCGCGACGCGCTCAGCACGCCGGGGGCCGGCTCCCGCGAACTGCTCGAGCGGGGCGCGATGGCGCTGCTCCGCTACATCGACGAGAGGCCAGACGGGTTCCGGATCCTGTCACGCGACCCGCTGCGCGACCCCTCCGCCGTTCCTGCGCCGGGTCAGCCGACCGGCTCGTTCGCGTCGATCCTCAGTGACATCGCGGTCCAGGTCGAGGACCTGCTCGCCGCCGAGTTCGCCAAGACCGGCCACGACCCGCAGTTCGTCGGGCTCTACGCGCAGGCCCTCGTCGGCCTCGTCGCCCAGACGGGCCAGCAGTGGCTCGAGAACCGCGAGCCCTCGCGCGACGTGGTGGCCAGGCACCTGATCAACCTCGCCTGGAACGGGATGGCCCACCTCAAGCCCGACCCGCGACTTGTGATGGACCATATCGACCGCCGCACGGGCATCGCCGTCGTCACGGACGAGGCGACCGAGGAGGCACCGGCGCGACGCAGGAAGACCGCCGGCTGA
- a CDS encoding HNH endonuclease signature motif containing protein, with product MDHMAVEELERRIDADLATLQALGSAADSAEAMDLIHRLDSRTARIEAIRMDILHRAAATALPGNDVSAQLHNTNRVTLAVARGQVRSASQMIDTFPIIHRALADGQVSPDQARAIVRGLLRAPGSVTMDGHDLRQAEMVRYAASFDPAELEKLAVRMAEVTDPEHAEALAAARLEREQRLAHAARSLRVVPDHHGSMLIRGQIPLADGEVLLAQLTALLPSRQSYTDSAETPTRPMRQADALVRLTTITANHGELPANGGDRPHAMITLDHETLTTGLGRVSSLGTGEHLDPSVARRIACEANIIPVVLGTDSQPLDVGRQTRFFTGAVGRALVLRDQGCVFPGCDAMPAACHRHHILPWWQGGATSLDNGVLVCAFHHRLVEPDPEKSPDLQWQIHLDEGTGLPWFTPPRHVDPRQRPRLHHRHQLKRMTLPTPDPPPEPPPLPRMDPAWMAG from the coding sequence ATGGATCACATGGCGGTGGAGGAGCTTGAGCGGCGGATCGACGCCGATCTCGCCACTCTGCAGGCGCTCGGCTCCGCCGCCGACAGTGCGGAAGCCATGGATCTGATCCATCGCCTCGACAGCAGGACCGCACGGATCGAGGCCATCCGGATGGACATCCTGCACAGGGCCGCAGCCACCGCTCTCCCGGGCAATGACGTCAGCGCGCAGCTCCACAACACGAACCGGGTCACCCTCGCGGTTGCCCGGGGGCAGGTCCGCTCCGCGAGCCAGATGATCGACACATTCCCGATCATCCACCGGGCACTGGCCGACGGGCAGGTCTCCCCCGACCAGGCCCGCGCGATCGTGAGGGGCCTGCTCCGCGCTCCCGGCTCTGTGACGATGGACGGGCACGACCTGCGGCAGGCCGAGATGGTCAGGTACGCGGCGTCGTTCGATCCGGCCGAGCTGGAGAAGCTGGCAGTTCGGATGGCCGAGGTCACCGATCCGGAACACGCGGAGGCCCTTGCGGCGGCGCGGCTGGAGCGCGAGCAGCGTCTCGCGCACGCCGCCCGCTCGCTGAGAGTCGTTCCCGATCACCACGGCTCCATGCTCATCCGCGGTCAGATCCCGTTGGCTGACGGCGAAGTCCTGCTCGCCCAACTCACGGCTCTGTTGCCTTCGCGCCAGTCGTACACCGACTCGGCCGAAACCCCGACCCGCCCCATGCGCCAGGCAGATGCGCTCGTTCGGCTCACCACCATCACCGCCAATCATGGCGAACTCCCCGCCAACGGGGGCGATCGTCCGCACGCGATGATCACGCTCGACCACGAGACGCTGACCACAGGGCTCGGCCGGGTCAGCTCCCTCGGTACCGGGGAGCACCTGGACCCCTCTGTGGCCAGACGGATCGCCTGCGAGGCGAACATCATCCCCGTCGTCCTGGGCACCGACTCACAACCGCTGGATGTGGGAAGACAGACCCGCTTCTTCACCGGAGCCGTCGGCAGGGCTCTGGTCCTGCGTGACCAGGGCTGCGTGTTCCCCGGCTGCGACGCGATGCCCGCGGCATGTCACCGCCATCACATCCTCCCCTGGTGGCAGGGCGGCGCGACCAGCCTCGACAACGGGGTCCTCGTGTGCGCATTCCACCATCGCCTCGTCGAACCAGATCCGGAGAAGTCGCCCGATCTCCAGTGGCAGATCCACCTCGACGAAGGCACCGGCCTGCCCTGGTTCACCCCACCCAGACACGTCGATCCGCGGCAGAGGCCGAGGCTCCACCACCGGCACCAACTCAAGCGGATGACTCTACCCACGCCCGATCCGCCACCGGAGCCGCCACCTCTCCCGCGGATGGACCCGGCCTGGATGGCCGGGTAG
- a CDS encoding DNA-3-methyladenine glycosylase I: protein METIRCFGTGDALYEAYHDEEWGRPVADTPDEHALFERIALEGAQAGLSWITILRKREGYREAFHRFAPAKVAELTPDDVDRLLTNPGIVRNRAKIEATIGNARALLAMHEAGERLADLIVAHAPEPRGHAPLTFADVPAQTPESLALSKALKKRGFRFVGPTTMYAAMQAIGTVDDHIQGCFLAR, encoded by the coding sequence ATGGAGACGATTCGCTGCTTCGGCACCGGCGACGCTCTGTACGAGGCGTACCACGACGAGGAGTGGGGCCGTCCCGTCGCGGACACCCCCGATGAGCACGCCCTGTTCGAGCGCATCGCGCTCGAGGGCGCCCAGGCCGGGCTGAGCTGGATCACCATCCTCCGCAAGCGTGAGGGGTACCGCGAGGCGTTCCACCGGTTCGCTCCGGCGAAGGTGGCAGAGCTGACGCCCGACGACGTGGATCGGCTGCTGACCAACCCCGGCATCGTGCGGAACAGGGCGAAGATCGAGGCCACCATCGGCAACGCCCGGGCGCTGCTAGCCATGCACGAGGCGGGCGAGCGGCTGGCAGACCTGATCGTCGCGCATGCGCCCGAGCCGCGCGGTCACGCGCCACTGACCTTCGCCGATGTCCCGGCCCAGACGCCCGAATCGCTCGCCCTGAGCAAGGCGCTGAAGAAGCGCGGGTTCCGGTTCGTCGGACCCACCACGATGTACGCGGCGATGCAGGCGATCGGCACGGTCGACGACCACATCCAGGGCTGCTTCCTGGCCAGGTAG
- a CDS encoding SgcJ/EcaC family oxidoreductase encodes MRLKEPVDVALAFAEAWNDRDPDALADLFVEDADFVNVVGLWWEDRRNIRRAHARGFRVMFGSSEMALERTKVRPLGSDSAVVLALWRMAGQVSPDGKEVGDRAGVFTFVVERRDGGWLAVSAQNTDRIDGAETLVAAGGTLTPTSYV; translated from the coding sequence ATGAGACTGAAGGAACCGGTCGACGTGGCCCTCGCGTTCGCCGAGGCGTGGAACGACCGCGACCCGGACGCGCTCGCCGACCTGTTCGTCGAGGACGCTGACTTCGTCAACGTGGTCGGCCTGTGGTGGGAGGACAGGCGGAACATCCGCAGGGCTCACGCCCGCGGGTTCCGGGTCATGTTCGGCTCCTCCGAGATGGCGCTGGAGCGGACGAAGGTCCGCCCGCTCGGTTCAGACTCGGCCGTGGTGCTCGCGTTGTGGCGGATGGCGGGCCAGGTCTCACCCGACGGGAAGGAGGTGGGCGACCGGGCTGGGGTGTTCACCTTCGTGGTCGAACGCCGCGACGGCGGCTGGCTGGCCGTTTCCGCGCAGAACACCGACCGGATCGACGGGGCTGAGACGCTGGTCGCCGCGGGCGGGACGCTGACCCCGACGTCGTACGTGTAG
- a CDS encoding dihydrofolate reductase family protein, with translation MADRNGDSSTIPTDPSTLAAVFERYPETCPAHAREAFGVTSANRRFDTVVMGHRTYAPAVEVGLPGGAYPHLRQVVATHRDLPLETMSGDVCAQVADLKRQAGADIWLCGGAELAGQLLDEIDEFQFKVNPVLLGDGIPVIGGPRQVDLALVSTEPLPGGVVLNTYRR, from the coding sequence ATCGCGGACCGGAACGGGGATTCCTCGACGATCCCGACCGACCCGTCGACCCTCGCGGCCGTGTTCGAGCGGTACCCCGAGACCTGTCCCGCCCATGCTCGTGAGGCGTTCGGCGTCACCTCCGCCAACCGTCGCTTCGACACCGTCGTGATGGGGCATCGGACCTACGCCCCCGCAGTGGAGGTCGGCCTGCCCGGCGGCGCCTACCCTCACCTGCGTCAGGTCGTCGCGACGCACCGCGACCTGCCGCTCGAGACGATGTCAGGTGACGTGTGTGCACAGGTCGCCGATCTGAAGCGGCAGGCGGGGGCCGACATCTGGCTGTGCGGAGGCGCTGAGCTCGCCGGACAGTTGCTCGACGAGATCGACGAGTTCCAGTTCAAGGTCAACCCGGTGCTGCTCGGCGACGGCATCCCCGTGATCGGCGGGCCCCGCCAGGTCGACCTGGCCCTCGTCTCGACCGAACCGCTTCCAGGAGGCGTCGTGCTCAACACCTACCGACGGTGA